A genomic stretch from Arachis stenosperma cultivar V10309 chromosome 3, arast.V10309.gnm1.PFL2, whole genome shotgun sequence includes:
- the LOC130967660 gene encoding tRNA dimethylallyltransferase 2, producing MNNRDSETSNPIDGGTKKPKVVVITGPTASGKSKLAVDLASHFPIEVINADSMQVYCGLDVLTNKLPLSQHKGVPHHLLGTVNPNVEFTAKVFRDSAIPIIDEILARNHLPVIVGGTNYYIQALVSPFLLDDLADDMNEGCSDDPSGATWSDTSFPANNDNSSNGYDLLKEIDPVAANRIHPNNHRKINQYINLYSRTGVVPSKVFQGKAAEKWGQVDNLRYDCCFICVDASLPVLDKYVEQRIDCMLDAGLLNEVYDVYNVNADYTRGLRQAIGIREFEPLLRSCLVEDIYKREKELLNGSRIEKGLKLFDGNLMEWLKSSSDTNTIILLEEAIEKVKVNTRRLVRRQKRMLNRLQTLFGWNIHFVDSTESISSKSEDVWSDQVVESATKVVSSFLCENGSLSSTCGMSNDTNLKINQRDLWTQYICKACGDRVLRGLHEWEQHKKGRAHRKRISSLKSKAQKSWYLGQNV from the exons ATGAATAACAGAGACAGTGAAACTTCAAACCCTATCGATGGCGGAACAAAGAAGCCCAAGGTGGTTGTTATTACGGGCCCCACCGCCTCCGGCAAGTCCAAGCTCGCCGTCGATCTCGCCTCACACTTTCCCATTGAAGTCATCAACGCCGACTCCATGCAAGTCTACTGTGGTCTCGACGTCCTCACCAACAAGCTCCCTCTCTCCCAACACAAAG GGGTGCCGCACCATCTCTTAGGTACCGTAAATCCAAACGTTGAATTTACAGCTAAAGTGTTTAGGGATTCTGCTATTCCG aTCATAGATGAAATACTAGCTCGCAATCACTTGCCTGTTATAGTTGGGGGTACAAATTACTATATCCAG GCTCTTGTGAGTCCATTTCTCCTAGACGATTTGGCAGATGATATGAACGAAGGCTGTTCTGATGATCCATCTG GTGCCACATGGTCTGATACGAGTTTCCCCGCCAATAATGACAATTCAAGTAATGGTTATGACCTGCTTAAAGAGATCGATCCAGTTGCCGCAAATAGAATCCATCCAAATAACCATAGAAAG ATCAATCAATATATTAATTTGTATTCACGTACTGGTGTTGTTCCTAGCAAAGTATTCCAAGGAAAAGCAGCAGAG AAGTGGGGTCAAGTTGATAACTTAAGATATGATTGCTGTTTTATATGTGTGGATGCATCTCTCCCTGTGCTGGACAAATATGTTGAGCAGAGGATAGACTGTATGTTGGATGCTGGATTACTCAATGAAGTCTATGATGTTTACAACGTGAATGCAGATTATACTAGAGGATTGCGGCAAGCCATTGGTATCCGAGAATTTGAGCCACTTCTTAGAAGTTGCCTTGTTGAAGACATCTATAAAAGAGAGAAGGAACTGTTAAACGGTTCCAGAATAGAAAAGGGTTTGAAATTGTTTGATGGTAACCTGATGGAGTGGTTGAAATCTTCCTCTGATACTAATACCATAATTCTTttagaagaagcaatagaaaaAGTGAAGGTTAATACCCGGAGACTTGTTCGACGACAg AAGAGGATGCTCAATAGGCTGCAAACACTATTTGGTTGGAACATACATTTTGTTGATTCCACAGAGTCAATATCAA GCAAATCAGAGGATGTATGGTCTGACCAAGTGGTTGAGTCAGCTACAAAGGTAGTTAGTTCCTTCTTGTGTGAGAATGGAAGCTTGTCATCCACTTGTGGCATGTCAAATGACACCAACTTGAAAATTAATCAAAGGGACCTCTGGACTCAATACATATGCAAG GCCTGTGGAGACAGGGTGCTAAGAGGATTACACGAATGGGAACAACACAAAAAGGGTCGTGCCCACAGGAAACGTATTTCTAGTCTCAAGAGCAAGGCACAAAAGTCTTGGTACCTTGGACAAAATGTTTGA
- the LOC130970001 gene encoding stress-response A/B barrel domain-containing protein At5g22580-like isoform X2, translating to MVWCCRDMMGGFNHYVVVKFKDGVAVEELTEGLVKMVSGIEHVKSFQWGKDIGGPDFLRQGFTHAFLMTFNGKEEFDAFQSHPNHVEFSKLFSPAVENILVLDFPPTIVKA from the exons ATG GTGTGGTGTTGCAGAGACATGATGGGGGGATTCAATCACTATGTTGTTGTGAAGTTCAAGGATGGTGTAGCAGTTGAAGAACTCACTGAAGGGTTGGTGAAAATGGTCTCAGGGATTGAGCATGTTAAGTCCTTCCAATG GGGAAAAGATATTGGAGGACCTGATTTTCTGAGACAAGGCTTCACTCATGCTTTCTTGATGACTTTCAATGGGAAAGAGGAGTTTGATGCATTTCAGAGTCACCCAAATCATGTTGAGTTTTCCAAATTATTCTCACCTGCTGTTGAGAATATTTTAGTGCTGGATTTCCCACCTACCATTGTCAAAGCATAA
- the LOC130970001 gene encoding stress-response A/B barrel domain-containing protein At5g22580-like isoform X1: MGFEHGKRTKVWCCRDMMGGFNHYVVVKFKDGVAVEELTEGLVKMVSGIEHVKSFQWGKDIGGPDFLRQGFTHAFLMTFNGKEEFDAFQSHPNHVEFSKLFSPAVENILVLDFPPTIVKA; the protein is encoded by the exons ATGGGATTTGAACATGGAAAAAGGACAAAG GTGTGGTGTTGCAGAGACATGATGGGGGGATTCAATCACTATGTTGTTGTGAAGTTCAAGGATGGTGTAGCAGTTGAAGAACTCACTGAAGGGTTGGTGAAAATGGTCTCAGGGATTGAGCATGTTAAGTCCTTCCAATG GGGAAAAGATATTGGAGGACCTGATTTTCTGAGACAAGGCTTCACTCATGCTTTCTTGATGACTTTCAATGGGAAAGAGGAGTTTGATGCATTTCAGAGTCACCCAAATCATGTTGAGTTTTCCAAATTATTCTCACCTGCTGTTGAGAATATTTTAGTGCTGGATTTCCCACCTACCATTGTCAAAGCATAA
- the LOC130969942 gene encoding uncharacterized protein LOC130969942, which translates to MNMNMKASKELHLLCCFLVLCSVMLGSSIANHDQKDYYCGNIRRAQTPFLNPNPSILSSITLCRSQNLYFKTSLGLFQVSSVDLNGSLLTISHSPCTSSLQYLSPLAVTTGLPSPPEPNSLILFNCSITRYPFLPLLKNCTHIHKCGGAEEHEKSPYSCLVIEDLKKVGLGFHPRNLNCSHYTWAHKSSSHGEDHGELKFGARISFNTHVPDICKGCQKPNDTCGAGLNCLCHAKECKDKVISEVGSITFTGTVYLALLVSFLSLV; encoded by the exons ATGAACATGAACATGAAGGCATCCAAGGAACTACACCTTCTTtgttgttttctagtattatgCAGTGTCATGTTAGGTTCTTCTATAGCCAACCATGATCAGAAAGACTACTACTGTGGTAATATCAGAAGAGCTCAAACACCTTTCTTGAATCCCAATCCTTCAATATTAAGTAGCATCACCTTGTGCAGATCTCAGAACCTCTACTTCAAAACTTCCCTTGGCCTTTTCCAAGTTTCTTCAGTTGATTTAAATGGTAGCTTACTAACTATCTCTCACTCACCTTGTACTTCTTCTCTCCAATATCTTTCTCCTCTGGCTGTCACAACAGGTTTACCTTCTCCACCAGAACCTAACTCACTTATTCTCTTCAATTGTTCAATCACAAGATACCCCTTTTTGCCACTCTTGAAAAACTGCACACACATACATAAATGTGGAGGTGCTGAAGAGCATGAGAAAAGTCCTTATTCATGCTTAGTTATTGAAGACCTTAAGAAAGTGGGTCTGGGTTTTCATCCTCGAAATTTGAACTGCTCCCATTATACCTGGGCACATAAAAGTTCTTCACATGGTGAAGATCATGGAGAATTGAAGTTTGGAGCAAGGATATCTTTCAACACTCATGTGCCAGATATTTGTAAGGGGTGCCAAAAGCCTAATGACACCTGCGGTGCCGGGTTGAATTGTTTATGCCATGCAAAAGAATGCA AAGACAAGGTCATATCCGAGGTTGGATCCATAACATTTACTGGTACCGTTTATTTGGCTTTGCTAGTTAGCTTTCTCTCATTGGTTTAG
- the LOC130967986 gene encoding uncharacterized protein LOC130967986 produces MRDIVSCFSENAVNVSNYTSCSSSYASINNPCIINQTTLSSSSPSIQNSVSSVYKLVLSTLKQLLFTVTWCRSHSNQGLTISFGNNEVHDPSSAPPTFRLNTNSRFFRKKKGSKLIELCDESSSKIEVFWDLSNARYESGPEPVEGFYLVIVVDSEVGLVLGGDAAEEFTSKKLKSNSMVTKTSLLSRREHCSGTTQYTTKAQFCETGTFHDVLIRCTMENEEGVHSKNHHHHHHPHPHPVLSVCIDKKTVIRVKRLQWNFRGNQTIFVDGLLVDLLWDVHDWFFNPNANAGSGYAVFMFRTRSGLDSRLWLEEKTPHKDKDRIEFSLLIYACKTS; encoded by the exons ATGAGGGACATAGTATCTTGTTTCAGTGAAAACGCAGTGAATGTGTCTAATTACACTTCATGTTCTTCAAGCTACGCATCAATCAACAACCCTTGCATCATTAACCAAACAACACTTTCTTCTTCATCACCTTCAATCCAAAACTCAGTTTCCAGTGTCTACAAATTGGTCCTCTCCACCTTGAAGCAGCTCTTGTTCACTGTCACATGGTGCAGAAGCCACTCCAACCAAGGACTCACCATAAGCTTCG GTAATAATGAGGTTCATGACCCTTCATCAGCACCACCAACGTTTAGGCTCAACACAAATTCAAGGTTCTttaggaagaagaaaggaagcaAATTGATTGAGTTATGTGATGAATCATCATCAAAGATTGAAGTGTTTTGGGACCTGTCAAATGCAAGATATGAATCTGGGCCTGAACCAGTTGAAGGATTCTATTTGGTGATCGTTGTTGACTCAGAAGTAGGCCTAGTCCTCGGCGGCGACGCGGCGGAGGAATTCACCTCAAAGAAGCTCAAATCGAACTCCATGGTAACAAAAACATCGCTGCTATCAAGGAGAGAGCATTGTTCAGGGACAACACAGTACACAACAAAGGCTCAATTCTGTGAAACTGGAACATTTCATGATGTGTTGATAAGGTGCACCATGGAGAATGAAGAAGGGGTGCACAGtaagaaccaccaccaccaccaccaccctcaCCCTCACCCTGTTCTCTCTGTTTGCATTGATAAGAAGACAGTGATCCGCGTGAAgaggcttcagtggaatttcaGAGGGAACCAAACAATTTTTGTTGATGGGTTGCTAGTAGATTTGCTTTGGGATGTTCATGATTGGTTCTTCAATCCGAATGCAAATGCAGGTTCTGGTTATGCAGTGTTTATGTTCAGAACAAGAAGTGGCTTAGATAGCAGGTTGTGGTTAGAAGAGAAGACACCACACAAAGATAAAGACAGAATTGAATTCTCCTTGTTGATCTATGCCTGTAAGACCTCATAA